The genomic segment CTTGGATTTCTACGGGATATGGAACATATGAATCAGCGTTTCCGGACATAGGTGTAACTGGCGCAATGAGCTGTTGACGCGACTCACAGTTATCCTTAATGATTTTTAAAGCGTGATCTACACGTTCATCCTCGGTACCAATCATAAACGTGGTATTCCCGGACTTTAAAAATCCTCCAGTGCTGGCAAGCTTTGTTGCTCTATAGTTATTATCAACCAACTTACTTAACAAGCCGTTGCTGTCTTTATCTTGAACAATGGCAATAATCATTTTCATTCTTATCATCCTCCGTTCAATCCTAATTTTTACCTGTAATCTATTATACCAATTTTCTTATGGGGTCATGGTAAAATTATCTTTATTTTACCATGAAATCTATTTTATTTGTTCTTTAAAACGAATAGTATTTTTTCTTTTACTGCTTCTGTTACTTCTTCAATTGGTAAGCTGGCATCAACAACAAAAAAACGACTTTTTTCGCGTTCAATCGCCATTTTATACCCGTCTCTTACTTTCTCGTGAAACTGTAGTTCTTCTAAATCCAATCGAT from the Peribacillus sp. FSL H8-0477 genome contains:
- a CDS encoding cyclic-di-AMP receptor produces the protein MKMIIAIVQDKDSNGLLSKLVDNNYRATKLASTGGFLKSGNTTFMIGTEDERVDHALKIIKDNCESRQQLIAPVTPMSGNADSYVPYPVEIQVGGAAVFVLPIEQFLQF